The following are encoded together in the Candidatus Margulisiibacteriota bacterium genome:
- a CDS encoding FliG C-terminal domain-containing protein — MCKKTLLAKFSRRVMLILLLLFSSVSICEENPDINFNKEFPVSNIVKTNTEEILSMNTEKNTQMEFNSSSEILSYQQIKEKDLQNLLDKIFGINQVIVAIKVRVKVNNQNAQRVQTLFLPGVPIKQIAKSNIQNVYIFSHYEVTVWLNSSIKNEDEVLKKIKSWLDFDLYRNSTIQLYKENFYQPEKNDTSKADAKFLDSIKEILKNNADMNTVLMNDSDKKFQLLIENSMRQAEASSVENNQNIEFFKNEIKSSKEFISTLVNKKSSSANKLELKELIFIGLGILLILTIAGVALAMFMLAKSASGIATTVAESSAKESSSGGGGGYGGGGGSGMSSQIANSSINVDAATKGFDDEITIKQDAGTRDYFEFVNEGNILKLAYLLERDKPPADDPNKDLFWQKVAIIISYLPSHLGSVIFSRFDTEEQTDIIPFLTYEIEYPAKDIEELEKTYKEKVACLIGGKHAVLPLLDKFPTEKKTELTMALHEKHPDVLAEIRDMIVLFEDVLSLNKEDLTKVFMELDPNLLAMCLISFPEDERNTMISGLAPGLQAMVKEVISLRKDNFTEVELANAKDYLIKTAKALNKMGRISIKQKEFGVDNAKMNQDEIDALFKNM, encoded by the coding sequence ATGTGTAAAAAAACTTTGTTAGCAAAATTTTCTCGCCGGGTCATGCTTATTCTTTTACTTCTATTTTCAAGTGTTAGCATTTGTGAGGAAAATCCTGACATAAATTTTAATAAAGAATTTCCCGTGTCCAATATTGTAAAAACAAATACCGAAGAAATCTTATCTATGAATACTGAAAAAAATACACAAATGGAATTTAACTCCAGTTCGGAAATTCTTTCCTATCAACAGATCAAAGAAAAAGACCTGCAAAATCTGCTGGATAAAATATTCGGAATAAATCAGGTTATTGTGGCTATTAAAGTCCGGGTGAAAGTAAATAACCAAAACGCGCAGCGTGTCCAAACATTATTTTTACCTGGAGTCCCAATTAAACAAATTGCCAAGTCCAATATTCAAAATGTCTATATTTTTAGCCATTATGAAGTTACTGTCTGGCTAAATTCTTCCATAAAAAATGAGGATGAGGTCCTGAAAAAAATCAAAAGCTGGCTGGACTTTGATTTGTATCGGAACAGTACAATTCAGTTGTATAAAGAAAATTTCTACCAACCTGAAAAAAATGATACAAGTAAGGCTGATGCCAAATTCCTGGATAGTATCAAGGAAATTCTTAAAAATAATGCCGACATGAATACGGTTTTAATGAATGACAGTGACAAAAAATTTCAATTGCTTATAGAAAACAGCATGCGACAGGCTGAGGCAAGTTCCGTGGAAAATAATCAGAACATAGAATTTTTTAAAAATGAAATCAAGTCTTCTAAAGAATTTATCAGTACACTGGTTAATAAAAAAAGTTCATCCGCAAATAAATTGGAACTAAAAGAGCTCATTTTTATCGGTTTGGGAATATTGCTAATCCTAACAATTGCCGGTGTTGCCTTGGCTATGTTTATGCTGGCAAAAAGCGCCAGCGGGATTGCTACCACCGTAGCTGAAAGCAGCGCTAAAGAATCAAGCAGTGGTGGTGGTGGGGGTTATGGCGGCGGCGGGGGGAGTGGCATGTCGTCGCAAATAGCAAATAGCAGCATTAACGTTGACGCTGCAACCAAAGGTTTTGACGATGAAATCACTATAAAACAAGATGCCGGCACCAGAGATTATTTTGAATTTGTTAATGAAGGCAATATTCTCAAACTTGCCTATTTGCTGGAAAGGGACAAACCTCCTGCTGATGACCCTAATAAGGATTTATTCTGGCAAAAAGTAGCTATAATAATCTCCTATCTGCCAAGCCATCTGGGTAGTGTAATTTTTTCCAGGTTCGATACCGAAGAACAAACGGACATTATTCCTTTTCTGACTTACGAAATTGAATATCCTGCCAAAGATATTGAAGAGCTGGAAAAAACTTACAAAGAAAAAGTTGCCTGTCTTATCGGAGGGAAACACGCTGTATTACCGTTGCTGGACAAATTCCCTACGGAAAAGAAAACAGAACTGACCATGGCCCTGCACGAAAAACATCCGGATGTACTGGCTGAAATCCGTGACATGATTGTTCTTTTCGAGGATGTTTTATCCCTTAACAAAGAAGATTTAACCAAGGTATTTATGGAGCTTGATCCCAACTTACTGGCCATGTGCCTGATATCATTTCCGGAAGATGAACGCAACACCATGATCAGCGGGCTCGCTCCAGGTCTTCAAGCCATGGTCAAAGAAGTAATTTCTTTAAGAAAAGACAATTTTACTGAAGTTGAGCTGGCTAATGCCAAAGATTACCTGATAAAAACAGCAAAAGCCTTAAATAAAATGGGACGCATCAGTATCAAACAAAAAGAATTCGGCGTGGACAACGCGAAAATGAACCAGGACGAAATTGACGCTCTGTTCAAAAATATGTAA
- a CDS encoding tetratricopeptide repeat protein → MPLFTDNTFQLNAHLNAIQVALIGMVMNNLTPNFTAKIPYISTITGKLSAFPYVQTAIEQKFVDGTISDPLAPVSINAAIKILKNFFPDTDFSSFNGNNDLLTREKFILILKKNPNIEKEVKNYEKNLVKKERNIVGSAVSDFVLGNTKSLDKIELSSYYNRNRFFIDMFWEVATKKDTEYQQLYEDLSNESLDLLTKRLNKALLYFYESQYWLAIEECNLILKEDPTHTGALSLKGSIYYMLQDYERAKKYWKRVLHYQPNNQEIIYFLQTLED, encoded by the coding sequence TTGCCTCTTTTTACAGACAATACTTTTCAGCTTAACGCGCATTTAAACGCAATCCAGGTGGCGCTGATCGGTATGGTCATGAATAATCTGACCCCCAACTTTACTGCCAAAATTCCCTATATATCTACAATAACCGGTAAACTGAGTGCTTTTCCCTACGTGCAGACCGCCATCGAACAGAAATTTGTTGATGGAACAATTTCCGATCCGTTAGCTCCGGTTTCTATCAATGCTGCCATAAAAATATTAAAAAACTTTTTCCCTGATACAGATTTCAGCAGCTTCAACGGGAATAACGATCTGCTGACCAGAGAAAAATTCATACTGATTTTAAAAAAGAATCCCAACATTGAAAAAGAAGTAAAAAATTATGAAAAAAATCTGGTGAAAAAAGAAAGAAACATTGTCGGATCGGCTGTAAGTGATTTTGTGTTGGGCAACACCAAGTCGCTGGATAAAATTGAACTAAGTTCATATTATAACCGTAATCGTTTTTTCATAGATATGTTCTGGGAGGTTGCCACTAAAAAAGATACCGAATATCAGCAACTCTATGAAGATTTATCCAATGAATCACTTGACCTGCTCACCAAACGTCTGAATAAAGCCCTGTTATATTTTTATGAATCACAGTATTGGTTGGCTATAGAAGAATGTAACCTTATTTTAAAAGAAGATCCAACGCATACCGGAGCACTGTCGCTTAAAGGCTCAATCTATTATATGTTACAGGATTATGAACGGGCCAAAAAATATTGGAAAAGAGTTTTACATTATCAGCCCAACAATCAGGAAATAATCTACTTCCTGCAAACCCTGGAAGATTAA
- a CDS encoding response regulator, which translates to MAKVLVIDDASFVRMRIKNILGPIGHTILEAVNGANGIQMFQSENPDMVFMDVNMPEMDGLTALKEIIKINRNAKVVMLTNESQQKTIMDALQNGAKNFLVKPFDEEKLITLVNKLTS; encoded by the coding sequence ATGGCCAAAGTACTTGTTATTGATGACGCTTCTTTTGTTCGCATGCGTATAAAAAATATTTTGGGGCCGATCGGTCATACCATTTTGGAAGCTGTAAATGGGGCTAACGGTATTCAAATGTTTCAAAGTGAAAACCCGGATATGGTGTTTATGGATGTGAACATGCCTGAAATGGACGGATTAACTGCTTTGAAAGAAATCATTAAAATAAATAGAAATGCAAAAGTCGTGATGCTCACCAATGAGTCCCAGCAAAAAACTATCATGGACGCCTTACAAAATGGCGCTAAAAATTTTCTGGTTAAACCTTTTGACGAAGAAAAGCTCATTACTCTGGTTAATAAGTTAACATCCTAG
- a CDS encoding response regulator codes for MAKILVVDDASFMRIKIANMLKKSGHEIIQAENGQIAVEKYKSDSPQIVFMDITMPVKNGIEALKEIIDFDKSAKVIMLSNEAQQERIMEAIQCGAKKFIAKPFDDEKIISCLNELL; via the coding sequence ATGGCTAAAATACTTGTCGTTGATGATGCTTCCTTCATGCGAATTAAGATTGCAAATATGTTAAAAAAATCCGGACATGAAATTATTCAAGCTGAAAACGGTCAAATAGCAGTAGAAAAATATAAATCAGATTCACCACAAATTGTTTTTATGGACATTACCATGCCTGTTAAGAATGGAATTGAAGCCTTAAAAGAAATAATCGATTTTGATAAATCTGCAAAAGTAATAATGCTTAGCAATGAAGCTCAACAAGAAAGAATTATGGAAGCCATTCAATGCGGAGCCAAAAAATTTATTGCCAAACCTTTTGATGATGAAAAAATTATCAGCTGCCTTAATGAACTGCTTTAA
- a CDS encoding MotA/TolQ/ExbB proton channel family protein — MELNIILAPIVMVFILWIGLPEILHKPMEYLHAASIMIVLGGCMFALILGSKFTNFKSFLKALTFIVVPPKHTEAEHAINTIVELARVGKTKGKSAIVSEIDKIKDPFMKYGVQLVVDKTGENFIRSALYNTIEEMQERHNIIITLYKNMAVIAPVCGMVGTIVGLIQVLKNMSDPSTLGASMALGLIATFYGGFFSGMVFSPIAQKLRILSDEEAHLKRMMTEGILFIEREEIPLKVEKYLYSYLSFAKSDKKGKKGK; from the coding sequence ATGGAACTCAATATTATTTTAGCGCCTATAGTTATGGTATTTATTCTCTGGATAGGATTACCCGAGATTTTACATAAACCCATGGAATATTTGCATGCAGCGTCAATTATGATCGTTTTGGGTGGTTGTATGTTCGCCCTCATTCTGGGATCAAAATTTACAAATTTTAAATCATTCCTCAAGGCCCTGACTTTTATTGTGGTCCCGCCAAAACATACTGAGGCAGAGCATGCTATAAACACAATCGTGGAATTGGCTCGTGTAGGCAAAACCAAAGGTAAATCCGCTATCGTTAGTGAAATAGATAAAATTAAGGACCCATTTATGAAATATGGTGTCCAGTTGGTTGTAGATAAAACAGGGGAAAATTTTATCAGGTCCGCTCTCTATAATACCATTGAAGAAATGCAGGAGAGGCACAATATTATTATAACCTTATATAAAAACATGGCAGTTATAGCACCGGTTTGCGGTATGGTAGGTACTATAGTTGGTTTGATCCAGGTATTAAAAAACATGTCCGACCCTTCAACATTAGGGGCTTCAATGGCTTTGGGATTAATAGCCACTTTTTACGGAGGATTTTTTTCTGGGATGGTCTTCAGTCCCATCGCGCAAAAATTGAGAATATTAAGCGATGAAGAAGCACACTTAAAAAGAATGATGACCGAAGGTATTTTATTTATTGAAAGGGAAGAAATCCCTTTGAAAGTTG